CGGTGTCCGGCCTCGTCCAGCTCGAGCGCGCGCGGCGGTGTCCCGTCGCCGTGCCCGTGCGACTCGTCCTCACCGCGTCTGTCCAAGTTCCGCCAGCGCCGCCACAAGGCCAACGCGCGCGAGCGACAGCGCATGCACGGCTTGAACGCGGCGCTGGACACGCTCAGGCGTCGCGTGCCCATCAACCACCAGGAGCCCGGCAGCGGGGTGCCCCGCCTCTCCAAGATCGAGACCCTGCGGCTGGCCAAGAACTACATCGGCGCCCTGGCCGAGACGCTGCGCCAGGGCAGCCCCATGGAAGCCACCGTGTTCGCCCGCCACCTGGCCAGGGGACTCTCGCAGGTCGGCACCTTTTTTTCGTTGGCATAAGTGCACGCGAAAGCCTGCACGCAAATCTCCGTAGGGTTTTGGGCTGAATGTTCCTGGACAAAGCTTTGCTGCTGAGAACGTTATGTGTAGTGTTGTTTCCTAATGTCTGCTCTGTATATTAGGTTCTACACTAATTATGAACCAACTATATACAGTCGAACtggatatattgaatctgaaggggatcacaaaaaagttcgatatatatatatatatatatatatatatcaaaattTTATACAAAGATATTCAAGGAGATTTCACTACTGTTCGTTATacaaaataattcgttatatgagggatcgatatatccgggttcgactagcTGAAATGAAATCGTTCTTGGCTGTAGACGTCCTTTGCAGATGCTTGCAGTTGCATATCGCTGCCAACGCGTCGCCAGCCAGCTGCGGTAAATGCGCGCAGCACTTTCCTACCCGTTCTAGGCTTCGTAACCACCGAGCAGAAAAAATAAAGCTGCCTACGCTACAGAATACTACTGCCACCCGCAGAAGTGTTTTCATTAGAAAGAACGGCAAGTGCTTATCAGGCACGTATCTGTATGTGCTATTGGCGTAACAGAGCCAATATGAAGGATTGGATATGTATGAAAGGCACGGACAGTTTTAAGAGGTGGCCTGATTTTGTATGTCTGGTAATTACTAAAACAATTTGTTTAGCGGAACGGCCCCGTATACGCAAGGCAGCGAAAAATGCCACGGGCGAACAGCGGTGGCAAGGTCACTGCGATGCAGCTGCTGTGATGTTTTGCAGACATACTCTGTGTGAGCACCTTCGCTAGCAGGCGCAAATATACGGTGTTggaggaggagcaggaggaaataacatttattagtccTATAAGAAGTAAAACCCCAGTCCAGGCCTCCTTGGTAGGAGCAGGCCTTCTGGCCCAGCATATTCTTGACGTgttgcaccagaagcggccaccatgcTTTCTCGAACTTTCTTGCGGGGACTGCATGACCCGCTCCTCTCAGCTGGCAGGACGCTTGTACGGTGGTAACATTGAAAGCATTATGTTTTCGAAAGTGGAGGTCGCCGGACTCTCCCACTGTCTGCAAATTAAGACCGTGTGCAGCGAACGACATCGCGGCGTGATCTTATAATGGGCCAGCCGAAGCGTGACGCGCGCCGCTGTGACTATCGTTACATTTAACAAACCTTCCCTGTAAATCGATTTGCACCCTTAATATAGCTCACACGGTCACACCCTTACACAATTTacgggtgtaagggtgtgagttataaacCGATTTGCACCCTTAAGGACCTTTAGGGCTGTAAATCGGTGCAGAAGTGTTGAGTGCTCTGTCgaatattattattatcatcatcatcatcatcatcatcatcatcatcatcctttatttatgtccactgcaggacgaaggcctctccctgcgatcgccaattaccactgtcttgcactagctaattccaacttgcacccACTTTTCGACCTTTTACGCTGAAATCAATTTTTTGACAAGATCGAGCTATAATTAAATTTCAAACTGGTGGTTGTGTGGTCCAATGCTTTTCAGAAGGCCGATGATCAACTGGACGTACAACGGTGACACGATGGCTAGTTAAGAAGCCTACAAATTAAGGCACGCCACTCAACATACCAGTGACCAAACTCTGAATTAAATCACAACTACGCAGATAGATGCACAAAAAAATTGGCGGAATACTGACTTGCACATGGAGAGGGAACACACATCAATAGATGAGAAACATTTCCCTCGTGCCACCGCACTTCCCTACGAAACAGTACACAAGCCGTGCAGTCACCGGACACTGTATATTTCCCAACTACCTCTTAAGATCCAACAAAACTGACCACAATTCTTGAAAATGCGGAAAACCTGCACAAAATATCGATCGCCAGCTCATAAACTGCCCCCTAACCAGAAAGAACAAACTACTCGTGACACGCAAATTGTCGTTGCACTTGAGCGTTGTAATTGAGCGTTGTACTTCCTCCTGGTAATGATGCCGGTGAGCAGGATTGTTCCAGGCCGAACACCCTACTGCTGTCACTGTGTCCAACAAGGTGTACAGTAATAGTAAAGTCAATGGACAGGTTCGTTGAGAACTATGAAAGGGTGCATGCGACTTTGCAGGAACTGGTACAAGTTCAAAGCTCTCTCAGTGGAACCAGCGAGACAGCCATAAAAGGACATTAGAAAGTGTTAAGGAAGTTCGAAACTTTATTGGGCATCGACCTTTCTATAGCCCTGTTTGGGCCATGCGAGGAATTAGCTAGGATGCTCCAACGCCCAGCTTACCGCGCTGCAGGAGCAAGAGAAGCAGCAGATGCTCTTTGTGACCGCTTGTCAAGGTTACGGTCTGACGCCTCATTTGACGTCCTAGGGCAGCGGACGAACTCAAGAGCAACAGAGTTAGGTCTATAGGAACCCCGCATGCCCAGAGTTTTGCAGCCGCCCAGAAGGCTTCGATTCACATACAAGCCTGAGGAGCCTGCAGCGCTTGACGGCAAGTCGTCACAGAGAAAACAGTTTTTTTGCCGCTATCGATGGTATTACCAGCGAGATCCAACGGCGATTTGGACAGCTTGGCATGGAGCAGCTGATTAGCCTCGAGCACATTTTGACTTACGCTGCTGAAGGTCGCAGCTTCGCGGCAAACGACCTAAATTAGCTTTTAGGAGCACACGCTGCAGATTTTTACATCAGCATGCTTTCAGCGCAACTCGTGCTTCTCCCAACGCTCCTGCGTGACGAGGGCCCGGCCGCAAGTGAACACATTTCACAAATTCAGCAGGGGAAGTCTGCAGATATGCGTAAGATGATTGACTAGGTTGTCCGGTATCTGCAACTCGTGTTTTCTGTGCCTGCTTCAGCTGCTTCAAGAGAGCAATCTTTCAGTAGTGCTCTGAGGCGAGTAAAAACATTTTTGCGCAATCGAATGATGCAGAGGAGGCTGACACACTTTCTCCTCCTCCATGTGCACAAGAAGAGAGCTGCGGAACTGCACTTGGATGCCGTTATGAAAGAGTTCGTGTCTAGAACGGCAGAACGAACAGCGACCTTCGGCCTCATTTGACAACCTCTCCGGCCCAACGCCCTCTTGTCATTCCAGCCATGAAGCTCGTCAATCTGCGATAATAGCCTTTTGTACATTTGTGTGTACTTTTGTCAGTTCACATTTGCTTCAGTTCGGGAGTGAAtgcagaaatattaaaaatgGTTTTTCGCAGCTTTCGAACCCCTGTTGCCGTTTTGCGCAGGTTTTCAGTACTTCTGAAATTTCAACCATTTTTAAAGTGTATACCAATGCAGAATGAGCGAGGATGCAAATATGTAAACTTTAATACGGCTAAAATGAAATAAACATTAATGATTGATGTCAATAAAATTATactaattaataaaataataaaatgtaatgtaaataaataagaattcacaaatattgagaaaaaaataaataataaacacaaCATACAAAGACGACAATACTTGCTGTTGGCTGTTGTCAGAAGTCGGCTGAGATAAATTCGGCCGATTCTCATCCTATTGTGCGCTTATTGCCTATAGGAGCGCGTGATCAGATAACCGTAGCGGCTTGAATCTGGCCTCGCAAATTTGGCTTCACTTCGTCGAAGTCGGCCTTCCTCACTCTGGCATTCACGGACTTTCCCACTCCAGTTTTTACCTCACCCTCACCAAACTCTGTGAGGGAGAGGTAAGATGAGGATGAGGATAACCTCGCACGAGGGTGCCCATGTCTGGTTATAGCTCAAGGCCTTTGCTGTATATTCAGTGCGGACATCACGGATGGTTCTTCTATAGTGTAAACGAGCTGCAAGAGATGATGGTAATTTCGCAAGTGTCCTCAATCAGGCAGAACGCTTCATGAGGAGCGCCTGTACGATGAGGCGCGTGTTTGCTGTTTAGTCATGCCTTCGACGCTCGCGCATGCTTATTCTCTGCAGGCCACGGTCAACCTGATTGCCGGCCAGCTGCGGCTGAGTCCGCGCGCGATCGCTGTCCCGGACAACGGCGGCTGCGCCGCGCCGTCCCCGGCGCCGCACTGGGTCGCCACATTAGGGAAGACGCCCCCGCAACCGTCGTCGCCCGCCATCGCGGACGCCTACGAGAGGCCACCCCGGACGCCGGACGCCGCCGCTCTGGTTCAACGGCCACGGCCCTTGGCGCCGTCGTCGTATCCGGGGGCGGCTCCCTAGGCCGCTTCTTGACGGCGGCGTCGCGTTATACTCGGGCTTGCTCTGCTGCCTGCGGTAATTCTAGTCTCGAGTGCACttcatttcatttaatttattttCACCTTAAAAGCGCCGAGGCATTACATAAGGGCGGGCTTCGATCCTTGCGACAATGTCAGAACAGATGaacagaacagaaaaaaaaaaaaaaaaaaaaacaagccagaCAATCGTGAAAAAGGGGAAACATTGTGTTGGAGTAAGCTCTAACGCGCAGAACTAAGAAAAGGAAATGTGGAGCGCGAGACGATTTTttctgcagcatttagtttcttCCAAATCGAGAAAGCGCTCTCAAAATCTCACCCTTCCGAAGTCGTATACACTCAGACCTTAGCTCCAGCAGTTTGGCGTCCCCGTTGGATCAGATGTTGGGTCCTGAATCTAGTGCTCGCTCATCTACAATTGAGGAACCGAACTAGGGGTTGTTAGAAATATATGCTCTTTCTTCGCTCTTTCTACATTTCCGTTGGAAACGCTGTTTATTCACGCGTGCTCTTTGCCTGGCATAGGTGTTGATGCACATGACTGAAGAACGGAGACAAGGAAAATGCAGTGTGCTCTTTAATTTTCTGAAGAATAATTCTTAGAGGAGAGTGTAATTACGCATCAATTTTCTACCAGTCAATGCAAACTACCTTTTCTTTCACGTAATCCGGAAGAAATCCAATTCAGAGCAGAAGCGTAACATGTGCAGACGACATACGTACCTATAAGAACAATGCACTACTTCAGTGTTCCCGCTGAAACTGTTGCTCTAATTGCGATAGGGCCTGGACACGTAATGTTCAATGACTGTATAGTCAGCCACGCACACACGTTGCGAATCAGTATTTCTTTCCCTAGCAAAGATTAAATACAGCAGCTTCCTTTCACTCCGCTGAAGGAAAGAAATATCGCTTTGAAAGTTATGTGTGCATATTTACGTCAGGTCTCTGATGAGATGATTAATGCTGCTACGTCCTTACTGTGCAAAAGTATTGTGTGCAAAAGTATCAGGTTTCTCTTTCATTATGATGCAGTGAATTTTAGGATCATATCACGCCAACGTTCCATGCAGCGTTGCTTTTTGACAAGGTTCATCGTCATTAATGTGGTATCGGtgttacttttctttcttctgttgCGCTGGGTAACTGCACTGCATGGCCAGAAAAAGTAACATCAAGATATCCCTTTAAGGAATTTCTTTCTTGAAGGCAACATTTTCCAAACAATCATGTTTGATGCTTTCATGTCGGAATAATTGCGCGAGGCTTGTAAATATAATCATAAGCAATGTTTTTGGGTTCATTGTTATTGACGACAGTCAACTTGTGCACGCGTGCAATTTACTATTACATATTGTTTCGCTTGTTAGGACACTGTTAGAACATTATGCCAAACTGATTCTGCGCATCGTGCAGATCACCTTTGTTATTGCCTTGTACGTCACCAAGTTGtcagtgacatttttttttctgtgcgtaAACCCCGGAACTAAGTTGCGAATAAAGTCTGCTGAAACTGATCGTGACTAAATACCGAAGTTTCTTGCTGAAAGTTTTTGCAGCCTCACAAGTATTTTATATCGCCCACAGCTTGTGCCTTTAGGGAAACGACAACCTAAAGATGTCAGACTATTTTAATTATGACGTTAATATTGAAGAGTGAAGAGCCTCTCTATTGATGAACAATTCCTCCTGTCGTCCCCTgacgtcactatatatatatatatatatatatatatatattctaatgaaAAAGAGGAGAACAGCCCAGGGCGCAAGCACGATCGGCAACGCAGTGCGCGAGAGTCCGCGACCTGAATCAGTGATATTCGCTGTGGATCTTTTTGGGTCTACGGCCCTGGGCCCACATCCAATAAACATATtttcaagtggtggaggtgctggagtCTCCACAACGCCTGCACCATGGAACTCCGCTCCCGCACACTACAATTAAACATGTCAGCCGATGCGGCCgcatgtgcgtttgtgtgtgtgtatgtatgtgtggtTCAATAGCGGTGCAATTCTATGCGAACGGAGACAGTTATGGTGAGGTGCTAGCACGTTAGCGCAGATGCTACCGCAATTAAAATATGTTCGCGTTTCCATCGGCCAGAACCTTAGGCAAGTGTGCCCGCTTCAATGGGACGCTGCGGAACCGCGAACAGTGACGGGTGTTCGTTTCGCCGTTCTGGTGTAGCTGGCGCCGCATCAGAAGCTCGCGAGACATACAGACCGGAAACTACGGTACGCCCACGCTAAATCTCCCAGCCTTGAATGAAACGCCAAGCCGGCTGGGGCAGCCGCATCGCACCTCCTGCGCGGAGAGGAGGAAGAAGACCGCCTTGCAATGACAAGGAGCTCGTCAGCAGAGCCGGCACACACCCGAGGCACTCACGCTGCTTCAGCGCGTAGCGCCGGCGGTGACTCATACTCGCATCAGGGCCATAACACACGCGCGTAGTAGAAACGAGAGCGGGTAAGCCCACGCCAGCCGgtcacggcggcgacggcgacgacgagtCTACGACGCGCCCGATAaaggcaacaacagcaacaacagcagcacaGCCAGGGGTCAACGTCGTGCCGCCCCCGTTCGCGTGGGTCCGGCCTCGTCCTTGCAGTCGTACGGACTGCGCATGTCCGCCCACAGAGCAACCGTTAGCATCTGGAGGAGAAGTGGACGCAGACCAGTTTCTTGCTGCCAGATGCACCGGCGAAAGAAGTTATATAACAAGGGTAAGATGCGAAGAGCGGCAGTTTGCGGGCGGTGATAGTTTCTTGCCGAGGTCGTTACAGGAGCACTTGTCAGCGCACCGAGTTAGCCTGTGCGACTATAGGGAAACATTTTTAACCGGAACGCCCATAACTCAACCTGCGAGAGGGCTCGTCTGGTCGTGCGCGGCCGAGCACTGCTGGATGAAAAACAGGGTGATGCGGTAGAGGTCCGTGAGAAAAATTATGTAGATCAAACGCACGCGTTGAATCTAcgtaaagcgaagctttagtgaagcttTTTACGACCAACGCGTTATAGGAGACAATTATTAACACACAAAAATAAGACGAGTACAGCGACATGCTCTACAACTAACGGAGATGTGTATTTACTTTTATACTATGCAACGTGTAAGCTGAGATCATTTTACTGGCAATTTTAGCAGCAGTTAAGTGCTCGAAATTGGGGTTTGCCTTGTCCATCCGTCCATTTCGTTACGCTGACGACGATTTTTGTCAGATCAACTCGTCATCCCCAGCTTTGCCATTGTCAGAGCGTGAAGAAATGTCAGTGAAGAAATGTACATTTGGGAGTCGAGCGCGCT
This genomic stretch from Dermacentor silvarum isolate Dsil-2018 chromosome 2, BIME_Dsil_1.4, whole genome shotgun sequence harbors:
- the LOC119442334 gene encoding neurogenic differentiation factor 1; translation: MRRCPASSSSSARGGVPSPCPCDSSSPRLSKFRQRRHKANARERQRMHGLNAALDTLRRRVPINHQEPGSGVPRLSKIETLRLAKNYIGALAETLRQGSPMEATVFARHLARGLSQATVNLIAGQLRLSPRAIAVPDNGGCAAPSPAPHWVATLGKTPPQPSSPAIADAYERPPRTPDAAALVQRPRPLAPSSYPGAAP